A DNA window from Chthonomonadales bacterium contains the following coding sequences:
- a CDS encoding DUF2961 domain-containing protein produces MIPHADMLGLLAAAPQGRSRRVSSNEQPNWNDGNFDQTWLDPGAVLEMPVLQGPGIVRHMWFTSHAGGVHELNALTLRIYWDGRTEAGVEAPLGDFFAVGHGTPAAVESVPVQVSPTGSLTCYWPMPFHRSARIVVTNDNPERGAGLYWQVDWTQLPSLPTDAPLFHARYRQEYPAVGGRDYRIADIEGRGRYVGTVMAVTLAQDGWFGEGDDFFYIDGEDVPSLQGTGTEDYFNDAWGFRERTGLWFGQPRWQGWSAGDSGVCYRWHLPDPVDFERSLRLELEHKGNRAAPEEAWYVERPDFLSSVAFWYQTGEPKPFGGVPSWPERRVPWRAQHLVRALRSARTLDAPPPVVRTLGFFGGRPVLVWHAPSPHALLELPFEVAESGRHAVRLTAWACPEGGDLRVDIDDGGSPAVLSCRASEEGEIDLLLGTHRLKAGPHVLTVRAETPGQAMLEDLRLLALPPEADRAVRTHNEAHFVRLGIGRAVYAYRLAYDALPESLGVLVEEGIMDARYASDENMLPLRSRLEDGRFVVECTAPGGWTWSWRGLDARR; encoded by the coding sequence ATGATCCCGCACGCTGATATGCTCGGCTTGCTCGCGGCGGCGCCGCAGGGGCGCAGCCGCCGCGTTTCCAGCAATGAGCAGCCCAACTGGAACGACGGGAACTTCGACCAGACATGGCTGGATCCCGGCGCCGTGCTGGAGATGCCTGTGCTCCAGGGGCCGGGCATCGTCCGCCACATGTGGTTCACGAGCCACGCGGGCGGCGTTCACGAGCTGAACGCGCTCACGCTGCGCATCTACTGGGACGGCCGCACCGAGGCCGGGGTCGAGGCGCCGCTGGGCGACTTCTTCGCCGTTGGCCACGGCACTCCGGCGGCCGTCGAGAGCGTGCCGGTGCAGGTGTCGCCGACCGGGAGCCTGACCTGCTACTGGCCGATGCCTTTTCATCGCTCCGCGCGTATCGTGGTCACCAACGACAATCCGGAGCGCGGCGCCGGGCTCTACTGGCAGGTCGATTGGACGCAGCTTCCCTCGCTGCCAACCGACGCGCCGCTCTTCCACGCGCGCTATCGCCAGGAGTACCCGGCGGTTGGCGGACGCGATTACCGGATCGCCGACATCGAGGGGCGCGGGCGCTACGTCGGCACTGTGATGGCCGTGACGCTTGCGCAGGATGGCTGGTTCGGGGAGGGCGACGACTTCTTCTACATCGACGGCGAGGACGTGCCGAGCCTCCAGGGCACGGGCACCGAGGACTACTTCAACGACGCCTGGGGCTTCCGAGAGCGAACCGGGCTGTGGTTCGGTCAGCCCCGGTGGCAGGGGTGGTCGGCGGGCGATAGCGGCGTGTGCTACCGGTGGCATCTGCCGGATCCGGTCGACTTCGAGCGGTCGCTGCGCTTGGAACTCGAGCATAAGGGCAACCGCGCGGCGCCTGAGGAGGCATGGTACGTGGAGCGCCCGGACTTCCTGAGCAGCGTGGCCTTCTGGTACCAGACTGGCGAGCCGAAGCCCTTCGGCGGCGTGCCGTCCTGGCCCGAGCGCCGCGTGCCCTGGCGCGCTCAGCACCTGGTGCGCGCGCTGCGAAGCGCACGCACTCTGGACGCGCCCCCACCGGTGGTCCGGACCCTCGGCTTCTTCGGCGGGCGACCGGTGCTCGTGTGGCACGCGCCTTCGCCGCACGCGCTTCTCGAGCTTCCGTTCGAGGTGGCCGAGAGCGGGCGGCACGCCGTGCGCCTCACCGCCTGGGCGTGCCCCGAGGGCGGCGACCTGCGTGTGGACATCGACGATGGCGGGAGTCCGGCTGTGCTCTCGTGCCGGGCGAGCGAAGAGGGCGAGATCGATCTGTTGCTCGGTACGCATCGCCTGAAGGCCGGCCCTCACGTGCTCACGGTGCGCGCCGAGACCCCGGGCCAGGCCATGCTGGAGGATCTGCGTCTGCTGGCGCTCCCGCCCGAGGCCGATCGAGCGGTCCGCACCCACAACGAAGCGCACTTCGTGCGGCTGGGGATCGGTCGCGCGGTCTATGCCTACCGGTTGGCCTACGATGCGTTGCCGGAGTCGCTGGGCGTCCTCGTGGAGGAGGGGATCATGGACGCGCGCTACGCCAGCGATGAGAACATGCTGCCACTGCGCTCACGCCTTGAGGACGGACGGTTCGTGGTGGAGTGCACCGCGCCGGGCGGCTGGACGTGGTCGTGGCGGGGGCTGGACGCTCGCCGCTGA
- a CDS encoding 4Fe-4S binding protein, whose protein sequence is MARRINQERCIQCGTCLDECPNGGIREENGLYSIESGLCTECFGLHTSARCAEVCPVEAIESDETEELDEDLLVGRSAHLHPERFPRD, encoded by the coding sequence ATGGCTAGACGCATCAATCAGGAGCGATGCATCCAGTGTGGGACCTGCCTCGACGAGTGCCCGAATGGCGGCATCCGCGAGGAGAACGGCCTGTACTCGATCGAATCGGGCCTCTGCACCGAGTGCTTCGGCCTCCACACGTCCGCGCGCTGTGCCGAGGTCTGCCCGGTCGAGGCCATTGAGAGTGACGAGACCGAGGAACTCGATGAGGACCTGCTGGTCGGGCGCTCCGCTCACCTGCATCCCGAGCGGTTCCCCCGCGACTAG
- the moaC gene encoding cyclic pyranopterin monophosphate synthase MoaC — protein MRGRVEERRPRPAVVHQPQHARGLPQGSQQGGNDVSEGTEPAVDGQFSHLDARGKARMVDVSTKPPTRREAVASGVVLLASETVRLLRDTGLPKGDVLSVARIAGILAAKRASDLIPLCHPIPLTHAGVDLRVSDRGVEIQASAATTAGTGVEMEALTAVAVAALTVYDMVKAVDRAATITDVRLERKSGGARGPYERGEAR, from the coding sequence ACGCCCGAGGACTACCACAGGGCAGCCAGCAAGGGGGAAACGACGTGAGCGAGGGCACCGAGCCGGCGGTCGACGGCCAGTTCAGCCACCTCGACGCGCGCGGCAAGGCGCGCATGGTGGACGTCTCCACGAAGCCGCCCACGCGCCGCGAGGCCGTCGCGTCGGGCGTCGTACTCCTCGCGTCGGAGACCGTGCGCCTGCTCCGCGACACCGGCCTGCCCAAGGGCGACGTGCTCTCCGTCGCGCGGATCGCCGGCATACTGGCCGCCAAGCGCGCCTCCGACCTGATCCCGCTCTGCCATCCGATCCCCCTCACCCACGCGGGCGTCGACCTGAGGGTGAGCGACCGCGGGGTGGAGATCCAGGCGTCCGCGGCGACGACCGCCGGCACGGGCGTCGAGATGGAGGCTCTGACCGCCGTGGCGGTGGCGGCGCTAACCGTCTACGACATGGTGAAGGCGGTGGACCGCGCCGCCACCATCACTGACGTGCGGCTCGAGCGCAAGAGCGGAGGAGCGCGTGGCCCCTACGAACGCGGCGAGGCGCGGTAA
- a CDS encoding GAF domain-containing protein, protein MGDTLPSAPAAQRKAFRRIARAIMARQPASETLALIAGEARSLTGATTVAVALRARSDALLEFAAVSGGNPAEIVGLQIPIEGSLAETALRTGQPSLHAAPGPAAGPLPVRTAAVAPVVRDGSVLGAVLALNRPDDRPFAEAEADALSALADAVALALTADETSRSWVEQRRELAVLYDAARTVSGSLNVQEVLTSVLDAICQHVPHQAAALFLLNDERTHLFIAADRGLTDEEREVQLAADGRMTAEVIGLGRSVLIADTEAEPDFESPTPESCTRAAMVAPIRSRNDTLGIVIVTSGQPAAFSENDLKLLSAVGSQAGIAIENAWLYEDATRRAEESTALYNLSQHVSSTLDLDRVYQFVADSVLSLLNVDKFALMLMDRREERLVTRVSRGVDEEVFARVRPGPGEGIAGWVYEWMTPTAVTDVAADARNQTAAIHQAGVVSTIGVPMAVGDDVIGVLLAMSSRRRLFTVAEMELLYTIANQAAVAIVNATLYHEARAKSSAMRGYFNRVARALGAAIADQDVPRLLADLAIEMLRADRCAIYLVDGETARLRASSHFRASAAPDVEVPLGEGLAGWVARRGKALVVDSLADDPRARAHAWLGRDRLESYLGVPLKEGRRTVGVLEVFTVEPRAFTTDEVKLLSQFAQRARLAPRLVTESPAPDA, encoded by the coding sequence ATGGGCGACACCCTACCGTCGGCGCCGGCGGCGCAGCGGAAGGCCTTCAGGCGAATCGCGCGAGCGATCATGGCGCGTCAGCCCGCGTCCGAGACGCTTGCGCTCATCGCGGGTGAAGCCCGCAGTCTGACCGGCGCTACCACGGTGGCCGTGGCTCTGCGCGCTCGCTCGGACGCGCTGCTCGAATTCGCCGCCGTGTCGGGCGGGAATCCGGCCGAGATCGTCGGCCTGCAGATCCCGATTGAGGGCTCGCTGGCCGAGACGGCGCTTCGCACCGGGCAGCCCTCGCTTCACGCGGCTCCCGGCCCGGCCGCCGGGCCTCTGCCCGTGCGCACCGCCGCCGTGGCGCCCGTGGTGCGCGACGGCAGCGTGCTCGGAGCGGTCCTCGCGCTCAATCGTCCCGATGATCGCCCCTTCGCCGAGGCCGAGGCTGACGCGCTCTCGGCGCTGGCGGACGCCGTTGCCCTTGCGCTCACGGCCGACGAAACGTCGCGCTCCTGGGTGGAGCAGCGCCGCGAACTGGCCGTGCTCTACGACGCGGCGCGCACGGTGAGCGGCAGCCTGAACGTCCAGGAGGTTCTGACCTCGGTTCTGGACGCGATCTGCCAGCACGTGCCCCATCAGGCCGCCGCGCTCTTCCTCCTCAACGACGAGCGCACGCACCTGTTCATCGCGGCCGATCGCGGTCTGACCGACGAGGAGCGCGAGGTGCAGCTCGCCGCCGACGGGCGCATGACGGCGGAGGTGATCGGCCTGGGTCGCTCCGTCCTGATCGCTGACACCGAGGCCGAGCCCGACTTCGAGAGCCCCACGCCGGAGTCGTGCACGCGTGCCGCGATGGTCGCTCCGATCCGAAGCCGCAACGACACGCTGGGCATCGTGATCGTTACGAGCGGCCAGCCGGCCGCCTTCAGCGAGAACGACCTGAAGCTCCTGAGCGCCGTCGGTTCCCAGGCCGGCATTGCCATCGAGAACGCCTGGCTCTATGAGGACGCCACGCGGCGCGCCGAGGAGTCGACCGCCCTCTACAACCTGTCGCAGCATGTCTCCTCAACGCTCGACCTCGACCGGGTCTACCAGTTCGTGGCCGACAGCGTGCTCTCGCTCCTTAACGTCGACAAGTTCGCGCTGATGCTCATGGATCGACGCGAAGAGCGTCTGGTGACACGCGTGAGTCGCGGCGTGGACGAAGAGGTGTTCGCGCGCGTGCGCCCGGGGCCCGGCGAGGGCATCGCCGGCTGGGTGTACGAGTGGATGACGCCGACGGCCGTCACCGACGTGGCCGCCGATGCGCGTAACCAGACGGCCGCGATCCACCAGGCGGGGGTCGTGTCGACGATCGGAGTCCCGATGGCCGTGGGCGATGACGTGATCGGTGTTCTGCTGGCGATGTCGTCGCGGCGGCGGCTCTTCACCGTCGCGGAGATGGAGCTCCTCTATACCATCGCCAATCAGGCCGCCGTGGCGATCGTCAACGCGACTCTCTACCATGAAGCGCGGGCCAAGTCGAGCGCAATGCGGGGCTACTTCAACCGTGTGGCGCGCGCTCTCGGCGCCGCCATCGCCGACCAGGACGTTCCGCGGCTCCTCGCGGACCTGGCAATCGAGATGCTGCGCGCCGACCGCTGCGCCATCTATCTCGTCGACGGCGAGACGGCGCGCCTGCGCGCTTCCAGTCACTTTCGCGCGTCGGCCGCGCCCGACGTGGAGGTGCCGCTGGGCGAGGGGCTGGCCGGCTGGGTGGCTCGTCGGGGGAAAGCGCTCGTCGTCGATTCGCTCGCCGACGACCCGCGCGCGCGCGCTCACGCGTGGCTCGGCCGCGATCGGCTGGAGTCGTACCTGGGCGTGCCGCTGAAGGAGGGCCGGCGCACCGTGGGGGTGCTTGAGGTCTTCACCGTCGAGCCACGCGCCTTCACGACCGACGAGGTGAAGCTCCTCTCGCAATTCGCGCAGCGCGCGCGCCTGGCGCCCCGGCTTGTCACGGAGAGCCCGGCACCGGACGCATAG